A portion of the Manduca sexta isolate Smith_Timp_Sample1 chromosome 20, JHU_Msex_v1.0, whole genome shotgun sequence genome contains these proteins:
- the LOC119189903 gene encoding uncharacterized protein LOC119189903, whose product MSDSNFHTKEEITKRSMVTEHKINEIEEVKTIKKIVLNGYESANDSHHEQNVKTSSENKNKAEFDSQRSKHIDDFKPVHQSSSKRERMLLTPTTRGNSYFNSTFTSPEKGACTSPNNVYQTMTGEYKINSVETRKVAQEGADRYRGLIQIRHEFISITFIVTSPMSKLHKMSYVLGNILLTFTC is encoded by the exons ATGAGCGATAGTAATTTTCACACCAAAGAGGAAATTACAAAGCGCTCCATGGTTACTGAACACAAGATTAATGAGATCGAAGAAGTTAAGACTATTAAGAAAATAGTGTTGAATGGATATGAGAGTGCGAATGACAGTCATCACGAACAGAATGTAAAAACTTCTTcggagaataaaaataaagctgaaTTTGACTCGCAACGCTCAAAACATATTGATGATTTTAAGCCTGTTCACCAATCTTCATCCAAGAGAGAACGAATGCTCCTTACACCTACAACACGAGGAAACTCTTATTTTAATTCAACGTTTACCAGCCCAGAGAAAGGGGCATGCACTTCACCAAACAACGTGTATCAAACCATGACAGGAGAATACAAAATCAATTCAG TTGAGACTCGGAAAGTGGCACAGGAAGGAGCAGATCGTTACAGGGGCTTAATTCAGATACGACACGAATTTATATCGATTACTTTCATCGTCACGTCTCCCATGAGCAAACTTCATAAAATGTCCTACGTGTTAggaaatatattacttacttttacATGTTAA